taattaaaaaaaaacttagagagcgtttggaaacgcggttatattcgtattttttaaaaaattaattgttttttgctaaaaattactttttatatatatattgaatcgttttgatgcacttatcttaaaaataatttttaaaaaataaaaaaaaaatattatttttatgtattttagcataaaaaatattttgaaaaacaaccgtaaCCACACTCCCAAAATTACCTTAACAATATTTACCTtttatctaagaaaaaaaaaattctaatatgaaattttttaagaaaaaaatcacactCTTTAGAATCATAATTAAAAGATTCACAAGAATACTTAAAATCTAAACCCTaatagtgtgtgtatatatatgtatgtatttatctaataatcattaattttaccttttattttttagattaatttatgcatcaattgatattattatatcacaTCATTTTAAAGTCATATCTCTTCACATCAatctaaatcattaaaaactatTCATTAAATGCTAATCTCAAAATTTACATGTAAGAAATTAAAGAGGTAACCTATTTTTTAATCACTTGATTAGGAGGTCCAACtgcattttttataaattttattttaaattaattttatttaatatttttagattattttgatgttaaaataatttttaaaaaataaaaaattcttccaatttaattttaaataaagattaattttaaaaataagtgtaATAACAAATGACGTATAACTCGTTAAGACTAAAGTGAGGAAGGAGATGCATGTactaataatacaaattaaaaagtctaAGGTtggaaaataaagagagaaaatggaGTGCCGAAAAGGTGGGTCCCAAAGTCCTGGAAAAAGGGGCCCACCATCCCGTGAAAGTTGAAACCCAACCCCCCTCCTCGGTGTTTAAAAGCAGCTGCAAAGCACCTCCATTTTTATGCCGCAGACCCACTACTATTCTTCTACTCATTAACTAAAAAGCTAAACAACAGCTGCTGCTAATCTACATTTGTTGTCCCTAAGCCAAAGCAACTACACCCAATAAACCAATCCAGCTGTTTTCTTATTTCTCTCTCTGTGAAGAAAGAATAAAGTGTGCTCAGAGAGAAagcaaaaataaagagagagaaagccGAAGCAAAGAAAGGCCATTGTTTTGGAAGTTgtcatctcttcttcttcttctcatgcTCATTGCTCAATGGCTTTGAAGAAGACATCAATGTGCAATAGCAGTAATGCGCTGctggttttattgtttttggtgAGCTCTTTGGCCTGTTCTGTCACTGCCTCTGTGTCTTATGACTCTAAGGCCATCACCATTAATGGCCAAAGAAGGATTCTTATTTCTGGATCCATTCACTACCCAAGAAGTTCCCCTGAGGTATTTTCCCAAATGCACTTCATGCTCTTCGTTTTACTGCTCCTTTTGAAGCTCTTTCTTCAAATGAGCACCCCTAAATGCTCTCCAGGTTTGTGTCCTTTAGTTCTTATTTGactgggatttttttttggggataTGGCAGATGTGGCCAGATCTTATTCAGAAGGCAAAAGAAGGAGGACTGGATGTTATTCAGACATATGTTTTTTGGAATGGACATGAACCTTCACCAGGAAAGGTAATTGCAAAAAAAAGGgacaaccatttttttttttttggttatatttAAGTTAATGGAGCAAGGCGAGTAATATCCTATCTACTTTTTGGCTCTTTGCAGTATTATTTTGAGGGGAACTATGATCTGGTCAAGTTTGTTAAGCTGGCGAAGGAAGCAGGCCTTTATGTTCATCTCAGGATTGGACCTTATGTCTGTGCTGAGTGGAACTTTGGGTAATAAATCTATATCTAAATTTGAACAGGTTGCACTTTCCATTAACAGAAGTAAAAAACTGAGATAGTTTTGAAGTTTTGCAAATTTGAGCAAAATGTTCTGTTTTGATTTTCAGGGGTTTCCCAGTTTGGCTCAAGTACATTCCAGGCATCAATTTCAGAACAGACAATGGCCCTTTCAAGGTAAGGCTGTTCTTAATGTTACCTTTGCTTTGTTCTTGTTGTACTgatttgcctttttttcttttcttttctctttatataattaatcttggattttaaatttGCAACAATGAAGGCTCAAATGCAAAAGTTCACAACAAAGATTGTTAATATGATGAAAGCAGAAAGGTTATTTGAGACTCAAGGTGGTCCAATAATTCTCTCCCAGGTAGCCATATTCCTCCAATCTTATTGGTTTTTTCTCTTCATCCAGTACggtgttttatatttttcaattcattataAACTCCATATAAATTCTTTATTTCGTCGTTCATTTGATAGAATAAGGTACTTAACTAAGACAAACATCTTCCATTCCCTATCAATATCTGTGACAGATTGAGAATGAATATGGACCCATGGAATATGAAATTGGTGCACCTGGTAAAGCTTACACCAAATGGGCTGCAGAAATGGCTGTAGGTCTCCGTACTGGTGTCCCATGGGTCATGTGCAAGCAAGATGATGCCCCAGATCCTATTGTAAGCTCTCtgcttatcttttttcttttacctttAGCAGCATCTTTTTGCCTTTCGCTTGTCAAGTTCCTCGTGTTTCCTACTCACTTAGCGGGGTTACCTTTTAATTGTGTTTCccccattttgttttttaaatatcgTTGGTCTTTGATTTGAGATGATTTATCGATAaccatttttccttttcaattatacTCAACCACCCATATCAAAATCCGTACTTAGTGGCCGTTGATGAAAGATGTATTCTTAGTCCAgttatttagaataaaatatgTCCAATCGAACCTTTCATCTGTCAGAATCGAATGGTCTTAACATTGAATTATCCTGGGaggcaatttattttttgacatgtgTGTTCGAATGCCTCTAAAGCATTTTATTTGTCTGTTGTCTTGAAAAGATCAACACCTGCAATGGTTTCTACTGTGATTACTTCTCTCCAAACAAAGCTTACAAACCAAAGATGTGGACTGAAGCTTGGACTGGCTGGTAAATTGCTTGCTTCTTGCCTCaaccatcattttttatcaCCCCCGAATTCTACAGGTTTATAAGAATACACCAGCATTTGCCTGCTGATCTTCCATTGTCTCTTATTTTGCATACAGGTTTACCCAATTTGGTGGCCCAGTTCCTCACCGACCGGCTGAAGACATGGCATTTTCGGTTGCAAGGTTCATACAGAAGGGGGGGTCCTTCATAAACTATTATATGGTAAGTTGTTTTAGAAACTTGAGTGAGTTGCTCCCAAGTTGAATACAACCAAGTTTTATATGCTTTTTACGTGATTTCAGTATCATGGAGGGACAAATTTTGGCCGAACTGCTGGTGGTCCTTTCATTGCAACAAGTTATGATTACGATGCTCCTCTTGATGAATATGGTATGCACATAGGACTCTTTTGTTGAAAAGTGGTGTTTCCTTATCCTTGACATTCTTTACCTATCAGTTGATATAAGTTTGCATAAACTTGTTCATGCGTTCTACGCTTTATGGAAAAACTAAGAGAAGGTAGTTGTAGTAGCAGATGGTATCCTAGAAAGTAAAAACCATATTTGACAACTGTGAAATACATGTTTCTCTGACACCATAAAGTGCAGCTAGCTCAAAATTTTTCTTTCTGGTCAAGTGGTTATCTCTGGCTGCTGATTTTGTCATTTTGACATGTGGTGTGATGATGATTGACATACTGTAATTAAAACGCTACCCAGACAATGATGTTCTATCAGTCTTTTTAGCTATTCTCTAAGAATATTGGTCCTAGATGTCATTTTCCTTGATGTCTCGAAACAGTTCTAACGTCGCACCTGACaaaagttttggttttgaacATATCCCATGCTATAGTGGGTCATTCCTGAAGTCAAACCATATTTATTGTCTTTTAGTATTATGGAagcatgttttattattgtttttatcgttTCAAAATGTTGTTAACAAACCTTGAAACAATATTACCTTTTTCAGCAATATCTTGTCATTAAAAGTTTCTCCAACCTGTTTTGTTGGTCAAGATCTGATATGCATTATTAATATGGTTTCCATAAATCTGAAGTGCTGCCACTCCTTTGCTTTCGCAGGACTGTTAAGGCAGCCTAAATGGGGCCATTTGAAAGATTTGCACCGGGCAATTAAGCTGTGTGAACCCGCTTTAGTATCTGGAGATGCAACTGTGATACCACTTGGAAATTACCAAGAGGTCAAACTTACCTTCTGTTTTGTATGAAATATTGCTTGTTCCGTAGTATTATTGGATTAtccttaattttgttattaatatacAGGCTCATGTATTCAATTATAAGGCCGGAGGTTGTGCAGCATTCCTTGCAAATTACCATCAGAGATCATTTGCAAAGGTGTCATTTAGGAATATGCATTATAACCTGCCTCCATGGTCCATCAGCATTCTTCCAGATTGCAAGAACACTGTTTACAACACTGCAAGGGTTagaatttctataaaaaaaatttgagaaattTCTAGTTCCAGTCTTTTACATTATTCTGATTGCAACATTTGTACCAAAATTCACTTACAGGTTGGAGCTCAAAGTGCAAGGATGAAGATGACCCCTGTTCCTATGCATGGAGGGTTCTCTTGGCAAGCATATAATGAAGAGCCGTCTGCAAGTGGTGATAACACATTCACTATGGTTGGGTTGCTGGAGCAGATAAATACAACTAGAGATGTTTCAGACTATTTGTGGTACATGACAGAGTGAGTGTTTTATAACTTGGCAAGATCTTTTGCCTTGTCTCTTTCCTTCTCaattcaccttttcttttcctttttcttcctttctttttttttgtattttactcACAGGATGATTTTGTGGTAGTCTTTATTCTAGTACTTGTATTCTTACTCTTCTTTCCATGTTCTCTTGATATTTCCAGCGTTCATATCGACCCCAGCGAAGGCTTTCTGAGGAGTGGAAAATATCCTGTTCTTAGTGTTCTATCAGCTGGGCACGCTTTACATGTTTTCATCAATGGTCAACTATCAGGTAGGTTTTCTGTTCTGTTAATTTTAGGGTGTTCCttgaccatatatatatatataaaacccaaAAGGCTCCTAATGGCCAGTGAACTGATTTTCATACTGTTGGGTGGAGGATATTACAGAGACGTGAAAAgctgataaatttatttataatgtttGGTCAAGCTACTTCAACTGAATGGGTCAATGAATTGATTTATAATGCCTGTCCATGCCACTTTGACTGAATGGGTCTTCTCCTCCCTACAAGCCAAGTGATATTTGCTTGTGCTAGAGAGAAGTGCCACATTGCATTCAACCATTTGGTGGAACGtcgattaagtttttttttttttagtgatcaaTATGATAGTGATCATAAACCGTGATAAGTTGATATGTCAATCTTGGTCTTGTTTCAAGCACAACCTAAAATAACCACTTGAGTTCATGGTGAATATTCACGGCATATTGCTCCATGCTTCCTGTCTCTTAGCATGCATTTTCTTTATCTTGAGCAGGGACCGCCTATGGAAGTTTAGACTTCCCAAAGTTGACATTTACTCAAGGTGTAAAGTTGAGAGCTGGAGTCAACAAAATTTCTCTTCTCAGCATTGCTGTTGGTCTCCCGGTTTGTTCTTACTTTCCCACTCTCAGCACATGGAATTTTGGTGCTCAAAAGTGTCCATAGTAATTTGCATTTAACATTGCTTTTCATCATGTTACTTTTGAGGACAGAATGTTGGCCCACACTTTGAGACATGGAATGCTGGTATTCTTGGACCTGTGACGTTGAATGGTCTCAATGAGGGACGAAGGGACTTGTCCTGGCAGAAGTGGTCTTACAAGGTTTGTCTTCGAACATTTTCCCTGTTGTCGCTTGTCTTCCCTGCATGCAAAAGATTCATTTGTTTGCATTTTTCAATCAGATTGGTCTTCATGGGGAAGCATTGGGTCTCCATTCAATCAGTGGGAGTTCCTCAGTTGAGTGGGCAGAGGGGTCTTTGGTGGCCCAAAGACAGCCACTGTCATGGTATAAAGTGAGTATCTTAAACTTCAATCAAAAGAACATTGATAATAAATTGATGTCTCGAAAGAATGTGTTACTTGGTGTTGCATTAAACTATCAACAACGTTTCCTTGTCCTTgaaaagaaagtattttttactggaaaaaaagaaggcaaaacTTGTGTTTAGATGATAACAAATACATGCTGtccctctttaaaaaaaatactctgtttttttgttggaaGTTGTGACCCAAAAACATGCGTCTTCTTCTACCATTGTGGGGCTGAGTTGCAACTCGCAGAACATGCTTTGTccattttcaaccaaaaaaattcaatgatggAGCACATGTTTAATTAGCAACGTACAGTATAACATGTTTCTATGGGTTACATATGCTTGGTAGATTGTGGTTCCAAGGACTGCTCAAAGCAGACCTCATCTAGGTCTGACAGCTCTAGAATTGACATCTTTCTGTCATGTTTGTTTCCAGACTACTTTCAACGCTCCTGCTGGGAATTCCCCTTTGGCACTGGATATGGGCAGCATGGGAAAAGGCCAAATATGGATCAATGGACAACATGTTGGACGTCACTGGCCTGCTTATAAAGCATCTGGAACATGTGGGGACTGTAGCTATATTGGAACttataatgaaaagaaatgctCAACTAATTGTGGCGAGGCTTCCCAGAGAtggtaaatagaaaaaaacttgacTTTTCTTTTTGGACTCTTGGAGTCATTCATGTAACGAACAaatgatttgtaatttttcagGTATCATGTCCCTCAGTCATGGCTAAAGCCAACAGGGAACTTGCTGGTTGTGTTTGAAGAATGGGGTGGAGATCCAAATGGGATTTCTTTGGTTAGAAGAGATGTAGACAGTGTGTGTGCTGATATTTACGAGTGGCAGCCAACTTTGATGAATTATCAGATGCAAGCATCTGGTAAAGTCAATAAGCCACTGAGGCCTAAAGCTCATCTGTCCTGTGGCCCTGGACAGAAAATCAGATCAATCAAGTTTGCCAGCTTTGGGACACCAGAAGGGGTTTGTGGAAGCTATCGCCAGGGAAGCTGTCATGCCTTCCACTCTTATGATGCTTTTAACAATGTATGTAGTCTTGCATTTGGCTTGCCATCCTTTTTCTCCTCTAGGAAAACTAATCATTTAACCAGTGACAGCTACGAAAATGCTGTTTTACAAGTCGTCGGTAATTTGAATTCAAGAGACCTATTTCTTAGCACtgtccaatttttttaatttttttccctttctagaAAAGCAGTCCAGACCATATAGCTTCTTATTTAGATTTACTGATAATCTATCATACAGAGTAAATCCAGAACTTTCAGTTTATCCATTTTTTCCAAATCGCAAACACTGACGCGGACTTTGTTGTTGCAGCTTTGTGTTGGGCAGAATTCGTGCTCGGTGACTGTAGCACCTGAAATGTTTGGGGGAGATCCTTGCCTGAATGTCATGAAGAAACTAGCAGTAGAGGCCATTTGCAGCTGATGAGCTACAACGGCTGAAGTAAATGAAATAAAGAAGATTCTGGATTTGATTTTCTCACCCTCCAATACAGCATCTTCGGTATACTATTTTATGGTTAAATTAAAAGCTTCACAACCAAGAGCACTAAAAACATTTGTTCTGGCTTTTCCAGGGTGAAGTTGTACAAATATACAGCACACCATCTGGTCGATAGCCATATAGATTGTGCAAGTGATTGCAGATAAGCTTTTTTATGTAGGCGGAGCCAGTGTTTATTGTTGGTGTCCTGTATGTATATGCAGCAAACAAGTGAAGGAGTGGGTTCGGTAGAAGCACATTGAGATGAAAAACTAAACGAGTCCATGTGCAAATTTGGTAGTTTTTAGAGTATGGAAAGCCTCTGGTTTCCTgtgatcttatattttttattcaatgtaaACTTCCTGGGAACCGCACTTCCTTTGTTGCTTTGTTCTTGTAAGAAAGTTTCCAAGTTAAAGAAATGATACCAAACTTCTCAAATTACTCCTATGCCATTCAATAAGTTGTAGCCCTTTAGTCCATTTGATGTCATTTGTATTTTACTTGCACCAATTGCTTGtgttaagaaagaaaatcattttccatGATTAAGAAATCCTAGGCTGCCCCTTTTTGCTTGCCGGGATGCCTTTCACTATCTTGCTAGGAGCCCTATGATAATTTCGTTAATACTAGTTTATTGGCTTGCGTTTTGtcatggttatatatatatatatatatatataagataaaaaagaatgttaagatcatgaaataatttgtttttaacaatGTCATTAAATCTGGTCAATTCTAAaaacctttatttttaatattttttcctaattcaagttttgtaattaaattttataggaactgtattaatttaaattggtttgattttataGATTCAAAGGTAAATTAGataactgaaaaagaaaaagaaaatgtcataacttttaaaaagattttaaaatgataattttttttaaaaaaatatcgagACAATAATATATCAGATCAACCTCGATTCTTTTACAACCTGGGTTATGAAATCTATAGAGTTTTAAaactttttcatatattttttttatttaattatataataaaaaatatatgcttctaaaattaaaacactaattctaaaataaatatttatttaagactatgataactttatagaaatcaaacaaaaataaaccatTCGATCTATTTACTAATCAATCCATATTGAAGTATGAAATCAAaaggataataattaaaaaaaaaaaaacatatatccgAATGATTGACAAACTCATCAAACCTGTGAATCAGGTAATCTTGGCTAGCATGTTAAACCTGTAAACCATTTTATGGATTCTATtaagattataatttattttttaaaaatattttttatttaattatatgataataaaaatagatgattgtaaaatcaaacattaatttaatatcaaaatatttttttaaatgataataatcatataaaaaataaaatgaaaagaattataaaactaatttttttgaaatgtgtGCTTACATTTAGAGGGAGCCTAGGATAAAGTTTTGTTGCACGGTTAAGAACTATAAAAGGCAACTGTTGCTGGCCACAAACTGTGGCTTGAATTCACGGCACGATAGATGTCAGCCACATCACCATATTCTAAAACAGCTGTGGGAATACATGAATGACAGTAGCAAGTGCAAATTATGTGAAACCTAACGTATTTGTGATTTACAGCAAGCACGCAGCACGTATCAATGGGAGAGAGGGCGCAAAAACTATGAACAATAAAAGGGAAATTAATTATAGCGAACTAAATGGCAACATTTTCTGACGACTGAGATGGCAAGTTGACATTCTAGGGTTAGTTGAATAAAAATTTGTTGGTGAAAAACAATCAACAATTATAGGGGAAATTAAGAAACACAAATAACTGGCAATTTGTGTGCAtatagaaaaatagattttttttcgtTTGATATCATGGCGTGCACAATATCAAATAGTAGAGATCTTTTTCCaggctaaaaaaacataatgatttgtgattaatcataaaattatgatttgaagAGTTGAAGAATcaccatttaatattataatcattaaaaatctACTAATTTATAAgagtttagataaaaaattggTTGTATTTGGAAAAAATACACTACTCTCAATACACCATATCTATGATAAACTgcattattgattaattttttttttctatgtaatatttgtatttattaatctGTCTAAAGTTCAAAAACTAATCCCCTTTAGTAAGGAAGACTTTTGTTTTATCTGGCTAAAACCTAATCATTTTAAAACCCAAATTTTTAatggtgtatttatttttatttttatatctttaatacttgagaatatattttacagtgtaattttatatttttaaaatattaaagtctacaatTAACtcataagaattttattttttgtcatttcatttaatttaatactaaaatatgcattacattgtaaaattcgtaacttaaatattaattagataaattgatttttgtggtgttttttaaattttatccaaatACTAATGGATAACCACAAACTTGTTATGATACCcgttaaatgatttttttttatttttcaaagtaagataattttttatttttataaaatatgcaagaaaattttttagaatttagtaATATGcacatatttttagattttttaaaaaaatattttgtattttttgaataaggttatctttttgtatttttctaaaattaaaaaaaaaacctatttatttaatactaAGTCAGTATCTTATAGTGTAAGTTTAAAGTCCAAATATTAAACTAAATGGTTGAAAAACATGCTAGGAaactacaaataattttaaaatgctccttgaattttttttaaaatttttggaaaTCATTTGGGGTTTGTTTggcaaacacaaaaaagaaggaaaaagaaacattGTTGGGAATTGATAGGGGGTGTTTGCCAAatttagctaaaaaatcatagatataaaaattatcttaagaCAGTGTTTGGAAAACACAccttaagaacaaaaaaaatgcatttgtcCCTTTGAAAAATCTCAAGCTAAACAAACATGCCCTTAACCTAATGGACTCAACCCAACCACGTGGGTTGGGCTTCCCAACCCAAAAATCAAAGGcccataaaaatattgatgtttagaaaaaaaagaatgaagatcaaagagaggtttttgtttgaatattgacaagaccaaaagattgatgtcttctcctaagtgtagaagtgtcaaagtaataaataacccgggaagaccgaggtcgaaccacaggaaggttaactatataaattataaacaacaacaacaacaacaacaagaagttaaagaggactttgagatgtttgattaatgtgaggattaaataatgataaaaataaatgtcaaggttagaggatctactaatggtatttcaaacaagtatagtataaactctttttattactcaaatggaaaccacacataaaggaggttgtcattaatagctcattataaattgttaacatgatcatattaattatcttatttaagtaacaccaaaattttaaatattatcaggaattcatgatgctaacttaatgttaacaacaaatcaagttcctttcatagcacaagtgtatgttataccatacgattgagctatgaaagtgccaagcatttgttgtaccatgtgttatacaacacaaatctagattaatcatttaacaagcaaggtattaagaatcaataagataaaaatgataagacatgttaatagtaagttgtttaggatatataCATTGAAgcccatattgagtttatattatatttattcttacaacATTAGTATAACCttttcatcttgacataataaacttagctaaacataatgaagaacagaaacataaataaacaaagctaagaatataaataagatacaagttaactaagtaaaggaaagacaatgaaaagcataaacaaaatattaatgaaagaaaaacttaagcattacaaaaatataaagagagaaataaaaagcatgatcttaatttgaacaaccaagatgcctaaatgcatggtaaatgcctccttttataggctaaaatttggaactattaatttgatgactaattgttgagtaggtgaccatatcttgacttggtgacaattcttatcttcttgtttgaacaaaacatcattgataatgtTCAAATTTGAACCACCtgcatgaaagttctaggaaattatctcatctttccatggaaaaaaaatgagatcaattggacttctagaactcgagatatgggccgAACACTGAACAGTATCTGGGCTGCATGACATATTCAGActtctttgtttttgctataatttggacttgaaaacggcctttttaaatcctgGACtctacatgaaagttttaggcctatgtcttatcttttcattCATGTAAAGCAAATCTAAATCCGAGAtttacagctccagatatgacccaattaccaaacagtgtttcAGTTTGTACTgaatcaacatctcttttctaagtttggccctctctttgtcctttcaatttcaatatttaaactcatcaatcaatccttttatttatttgatagacctgcatttaagatgaacatttaccacaaattaaaggtatcttatattattagatatgttattataaaacatgttttagttaaggagttattgacacttcaagtgcaaaatgatga
This region of Populus alba chromosome 3, ASM523922v2, whole genome shotgun sequence genomic DNA includes:
- the LOC118030997 gene encoding beta-galactosidase 1, with the protein product MALKKTSMCNSSNALLVLLFLVSSLACSVTASVSYDSKAITINGQRRILISGSIHYPRSSPEMWPDLIQKAKEGGLDVIQTYVFWNGHEPSPGKYYFEGNYDLVKFVKLAKEAGLYVHLRIGPYVCAEWNFGGFPVWLKYIPGINFRTDNGPFKAQMQKFTTKIVNMMKAERLFETQGGPIILSQIENEYGPMEYEIGAPGKAYTKWAAEMAVGLRTGVPWVMCKQDDAPDPIINTCNGFYCDYFSPNKAYKPKMWTEAWTGWFTQFGGPVPHRPAEDMAFSVARFIQKGGSFINYYMYHGGTNFGRTAGGPFIATSYDYDAPLDEYGLLRQPKWGHLKDLHRAIKLCEPALVSGDATVIPLGNYQEAHVFNYKAGGCAAFLANYHQRSFAKVSFRNMHYNLPPWSISILPDCKNTVYNTARVGAQSARMKMTPVPMHGGFSWQAYNEEPSASGDNTFTMVGLLEQINTTRDVSDYLWYMTDVHIDPSEGFLRSGKYPVLSVLSAGHALHVFINGQLSGTAYGSLDFPKLTFTQGVKLRAGVNKISLLSIAVGLPNVGPHFETWNAGILGPVTLNGLNEGRRDLSWQKWSYKIGLHGEALGLHSISGSSSVEWAEGSLVAQRQPLSWYKTTFNAPAGNSPLALDMGSMGKGQIWINGQHVGRHWPAYKASGTCGDCSYIGTYNEKKCSTNCGEASQRWYHVPQSWLKPTGNLLVVFEEWGGDPNGISLVRRDVDSVCADIYEWQPTLMNYQMQASGKVNKPLRPKAHLSCGPGQKIRSIKFASFGTPEGVCGSYRQGSCHAFHSYDAFNNLCVGQNSCSVTVAPEMFGGDPCLNVMKKLAVEAICS